A section of the Candidatus Baltobacteraceae bacterium genome encodes:
- the trpS gene encoding tryptophan--tRNA ligase produces the protein MTETKKPRVMAGMRPTGGLHLGHLLGVLTQWEAYCETADAYFEIADLHAYTTEFADPAKIRDVRNDMVAVWLAAGVNPQKATIYLQSGVPEISELHVILSMITPISWLERVPTFKGQIEALGQEIATYGFLGYPLLQLCDVAIVRGEYVPVGRDQAAHLEFGREVVRRFNHLYGNGAQILIEPQPTFSEFPEVPGTDGRKMSKSYGNAILIEDDEETTTKKVRSMITDPLKVRKGDPGRPEVCPLFYLWRFVNPLKLDAVAEGCRSGALGCVADKTDFAEQLNAYLRPVRERYRAFRDNPAEVERIIEEGTARTREVAARVLAEVKHAMRLT, from the coding sequence ATGACCGAAACCAAAAAACCCCGCGTGATGGCCGGCATGCGCCCGACGGGCGGACTGCATCTGGGCCACCTGCTCGGCGTGCTGACGCAGTGGGAAGCCTATTGCGAAACGGCGGACGCCTATTTCGAAATTGCCGATCTGCACGCGTATACAACCGAGTTCGCCGACCCCGCGAAGATTCGCGACGTGCGCAACGACATGGTGGCCGTGTGGTTGGCGGCCGGCGTCAATCCACAGAAAGCCACGATTTACTTGCAATCCGGCGTGCCGGAAATTTCCGAGCTGCACGTGATTCTGTCGATGATTACGCCGATCTCGTGGCTCGAGCGCGTACCGACGTTCAAAGGGCAGATCGAGGCGCTCGGTCAGGAAATCGCGACCTACGGTTTTCTCGGCTATCCGCTGCTGCAGTTGTGCGACGTAGCGATCGTCCGCGGCGAGTACGTTCCGGTGGGTCGCGATCAGGCGGCGCACCTCGAGTTCGGACGCGAGGTCGTCCGCCGTTTCAACCATCTCTACGGAAACGGCGCGCAGATTCTCATCGAACCGCAGCCGACGTTCTCCGAGTTTCCCGAAGTGCCCGGCACGGACGGCCGGAAGATGAGCAAGTCCTACGGCAACGCTATTCTTATTGAAGACGACGAGGAGACGACGACCAAAAAGGTCCGCTCGATGATTACGGATCCACTAAAGGTACGTAAGGGTGATCCGGGCCGGCCCGAGGTCTGTCCGCTGTTCTATCTCTGGCGTTTCGTCAATCCGCTCAAGCTGGACGCCGTCGCCGAGGGGTGCCGCTCGGGCGCGCTGGGGTGCGTTGCCGACAAGACCGACTTTGCCGAACAGCTTAACGCCTATCTGCGACCGGTCCGGGAGCGGTATAGAGCCTTTCGCGACAATCCCGCCGAAGTAGAGCGCATCATCGAAGAGGGGACCGCTCGAACGCGCGAGGTGGCAGCGCGGGTCCTAGCCGAGGTTAAGCACGCAATGAGGCTTACGTGA
- a CDS encoding pyridoxal phosphate-dependent aminotransferase produces the protein MLAVHEDRIAAAVARLGSENAFEVLARARQLEAEGRRVVHMEIGEPDFDTPEHIKKAAVDALYDNHTHYTPSAGIPTLRATIADYASRFRRISPAYTAESVVISPGAKPIIWNILSALLDPGDDFVYFDPAYPAYASCASYHQANIHAIPLLESRQWRMDLDELARRVSDKTKAIVINSPHNPTGGVLTKGDLERIAELANRHDFIVIADEIYSRNFYLDTEYVSIAALDGMRDRTIIVDGFSKAYAMTGWRLGYALMPDRLAKTVTLFNNNTFSCVATFVQMAGIAALTGDDTPVRRMNDIFRQRRDRLVNGLNAIPGVSCTLPEGAFYAFPNVTEITHDDRALAKFLLEEGGVACGGGSSFGAAGKGYLRFSYAASLEDIDWALDSIAKTIPKFKG, from the coding sequence ATGCTCGCAGTTCACGAAGATCGTATCGCCGCCGCCGTCGCGCGTCTCGGCTCCGAAAATGCATTTGAAGTGCTCGCTCGAGCGCGTCAACTCGAGGCCGAAGGGCGTCGCGTCGTTCACATGGAGATCGGCGAGCCGGACTTCGATACGCCCGAGCATATCAAGAAGGCGGCCGTCGACGCGCTCTATGACAACCACACCCACTACACGCCGTCGGCCGGCATTCCGACGCTGCGCGCGACGATCGCCGATTACGCCAGCCGCTTCCGCCGCATCTCGCCGGCCTACACGGCCGAGAGCGTCGTCATCTCGCCGGGCGCCAAACCGATTATTTGGAACATCCTGTCGGCTCTGCTCGATCCGGGCGACGACTTCGTCTACTTTGATCCTGCGTATCCGGCGTATGCTTCCTGTGCGAGCTACCATCAAGCCAACATTCACGCGATCCCACTGCTCGAGTCGCGCCAGTGGCGCATGGACCTCGACGAGCTCGCGCGCCGCGTCTCGGACAAGACCAAGGCGATCGTCATCAACTCGCCGCACAACCCGACCGGCGGCGTGCTCACCAAAGGCGATCTCGAACGCATTGCCGAGCTGGCGAACCGTCACGACTTCATCGTCATCGCCGACGAGATCTACAGCCGCAACTTCTATCTGGACACCGAGTACGTCTCGATCGCGGCGCTCGACGGCATGCGCGACCGTACCATTATCGTCGACGGATTCTCGAAAGCGTACGCGATGACGGGCTGGCGCTTGGGCTACGCGCTGATGCCGGATCGTCTCGCCAAGACCGTGACGCTCTTCAACAACAACACGTTTAGCTGCGTGGCGACGTTCGTGCAAATGGCCGGCATCGCCGCGCTCACCGGCGACGACACGCCGGTGCGCCGCATGAACGACATCTTCCGCCAACGGCGCGACCGTTTGGTCAACGGCCTCAATGCGATTCCGGGCGTTTCGTGCACGCTGCCCGAAGGCGCGTTCTACGCGTTCCCCAACGTGACCGAGATCACGCACGACGACCGCGCGCTCGCGAAGTTCCTCTTAGAGGAAGGCGGCGTCGCGTGCGGCGGCGGCTCTTCGTTCGGCGCGGCCGGAAAAGGCTATCTGCGATTCTCCTACGCGGCGTCGCTGGAAGACATCGACTGGGCGCTGGATTCTATCGCCAAGACAATCCCGAAGTTCAAGGGCTAG
- a CDS encoding ParB/RepB/Spo0J family partition protein codes for MSAPKRGLGRGLGALLGNAPVPVSPVESLQEIPVDRITPNPYQPRKHFDPEALDELKTSIAEFGVLVPIIVRPRNDGYELIAGERRWRACAALGRPAIPAIVRGSDDRQTLEVAIIENLQRENLNPLEEAAGFQNLIDEFAFTQDQLASRLGKSRPAIANTLRLLALPDQIKAMLADGRLSGRHGRALLGVPEAVRTQLAQRAAIEGLTVRALEALVAEATGPNQQAKNAVPKARTLSPEEIDFESRLREKFAAHVALVRGGRGGRIEFRFDNEDELLRLGDLLLGND; via the coding sequence GTGTCCGCTCCGAAGCGCGGTTTGGGACGCGGATTAGGCGCCTTGCTGGGCAACGCGCCCGTGCCGGTGTCGCCGGTCGAATCGCTGCAAGAAATTCCGGTCGACCGCATCACGCCCAACCCGTATCAGCCGCGCAAACACTTCGACCCCGAGGCGCTCGACGAGCTCAAGACCTCGATCGCCGAGTTTGGCGTGCTGGTGCCGATCATCGTTCGCCCTCGCAACGACGGCTACGAGCTCATTGCCGGCGAACGGCGCTGGCGCGCATGCGCCGCCCTCGGGCGGCCGGCGATTCCGGCGATCGTGCGCGGCAGCGACGACCGGCAGACCCTCGAGGTCGCCATCATCGAGAACCTGCAGCGCGAAAACCTCAACCCGCTCGAAGAGGCGGCCGGCTTCCAAAACCTCATCGACGAGTTCGCCTTCACCCAGGATCAGCTGGCGTCGCGACTTGGGAAGAGCCGGCCGGCGATCGCCAATACGCTGCGATTGCTCGCGCTGCCCGACCAGATCAAGGCGATGCTCGCCGATGGACGATTGAGCGGGCGGCACGGCCGCGCGCTGCTCGGCGTCCCCGAAGCCGTTCGCACGCAGCTCGCGCAGCGGGCCGCTATTGAAGGGCTGACCGTGCGCGCGCTCGAGGCGCTCGTCGCTGAGGCCACGGGCCCAAATCAGCAAGCGAAAAACGCCGTGCCGAAGGCGCGCACGCTGTCGCCCGAGGAGATCGATTTCGAATCGCGTTTGCGCGAAAAATTCGCGGCGCACGTCGCGCTCGTGCGCGGCGGCCGCGGCGGTCGCATCGAGTTTCGTTTCGACAACGAGGACGAGCTGCTGCGCTTGGGCGATCTGCTGCTCGGAAACGACTGA
- a CDS encoding thiamine phosphate synthase, producing MAMAAKTRLIDRTQRAALLHGIYAIVNESASALDVARAALDAGVRIVQYRAKGGIVADTLCPLRVMTLENGALLIVNDELEAVRTFDCDGMHLGPDDAGFSDVARVRAAFPEHLIGLSCGTVEEANPRKTAFADYLGVGSVYATTSKDDAGAPIGVGGLERIASVTALPVAAIGGITLDNVVNVRRSGVAMAAVISAISAAADPRAAAVALVDAWQAP from the coding sequence ATGGCTATGGCAGCGAAGACGCGCTTAATCGACCGAACGCAGCGCGCGGCGCTGCTGCACGGCATCTACGCGATCGTCAATGAATCCGCGAGCGCGCTTGACGTCGCGCGTGCGGCGTTGGACGCGGGAGTGCGCATCGTACAGTACCGTGCGAAGGGCGGCATCGTTGCCGACACACTGTGTCCGCTGCGCGTGATGACGCTCGAGAATGGCGCGCTGCTCATCGTTAACGACGAACTCGAAGCGGTTCGCACGTTCGACTGCGACGGCATGCATCTCGGTCCCGACGATGCGGGCTTTTCCGACGTGGCACGCGTGCGCGCGGCGTTTCCCGAACATCTCATCGGTCTGTCGTGCGGCACCGTCGAGGAAGCCAATCCGCGTAAAACCGCCTTCGCCGACTATCTCGGCGTGGGTTCGGTTTACGCGACGACGTCCAAGGACGACGCCGGCGCACCGATCGGCGTCGGCGGCTTAGAACGCATCGCTTCGGTAACGGCGCTGCCGGTTGCCGCAATCGGCGGCATCACGCTCGACAACGTGGTCAACGTGCGGCGCAGCGGCGTCGCGATGGCCGCGGTCATTTCGGCAATTTCCGCCGCCGCCGATCCGCGGGCCGCGGCCGTAGCGCTTGTCGACGCTTGGCAAGCGCCGTGA
- a CDS encoding hydroxymethylpyrimidine/phosphomethylpyrimidine kinase, whose product MKPIVISIGTTHPWNVAGVGRDLVVAAERGVRVFTAVAAVSAQDASGVTALHAVPVDVLRAQLAALPWDAAGAIRIGALGNIANIRAAAAIVRARPSIPTVVDPVFTASSGGELVDVDGRYALRDELATLPSVVMTPNLAEAAEMLGVEPIARDAIGEAASALQRLGPHAVLLKGGHLDGDPVDAFATAEGVELFSEPRIAASMRGTGCTLAIALACELANGTPLRHAVHAARAFVRAEIARH is encoded by the coding sequence GTGAAACCCATTGTGATCTCGATCGGCACGACGCATCCGTGGAACGTCGCGGGGGTCGGGCGCGACCTCGTCGTCGCCGCTGAGCGTGGCGTGCGGGTCTTCACCGCCGTCGCCGCCGTGAGCGCCCAGGACGCCTCCGGCGTCACCGCGCTGCACGCCGTGCCGGTCGACGTGCTGCGCGCGCAGTTGGCCGCGCTGCCATGGGACGCCGCCGGCGCGATTCGAATCGGCGCCCTGGGAAACATCGCCAACATTCGAGCCGCCGCCGCAATCGTGCGGGCGCGCCCCTCGATTCCCACCGTCGTCGATCCGGTCTTCACCGCGAGCAGCGGGGGCGAGCTCGTCGACGTCGACGGGCGCTACGCGCTGCGCGACGAGCTTGCCACGTTGCCCAGCGTCGTGATGACGCCCAACCTCGCAGAGGCCGCCGAGATGCTCGGGGTCGAGCCGATAGCGCGTGACGCGATCGGCGAGGCAGCGTCGGCGCTGCAGCGGCTGGGCCCCCACGCCGTGCTGCTCAAGGGCGGACATCTCGACGGCGATCCCGTCGATGCGTTCGCCACCGCCGAAGGCGTCGAGCTCTTCAGCGAGCCGCGCATCGCGGCGTCGATGCGCGGCACGGGGTGCACGCTCGCAATCGCCCTTGCGTGCGAGTTGGCCAACGGCACGCCGCTGCGCCACGCCGTGCACGCGGCGCGCGCCTTCGTACGCGCGGAAATCGCGCGGCATTAG
- a CDS encoding AAA family ATPase translates to MNISTRSARKISRIIALVNQKGGVGKSTTAVNLGAALAVLGERILVVDSDPQGNTTTGFGVDKTRLHRDIYDVLLQETSIDDAIVGTEIENLSLVPATINLAGAEIELVSALSRETRLRQALIRVAARYDFVFIDCPPSLGLLTINALTAADECIIPVQAEYYALEGLSQLTSVVRRVREALNPTLHVSGVLVTMFDGRTRLAMEVLDELEKFFPQQMFKTQIPRNIRISEAPSYGKPVILFDVKSRGAQAYLALAREMLEPAEVHA, encoded by the coding sequence ATCAATATCTCGACGCGGAGCGCCCGTAAAATTTCGCGTATCATCGCACTCGTCAATCAAAAAGGCGGCGTCGGTAAAAGCACCACCGCGGTAAATCTCGGTGCCGCACTTGCAGTGCTCGGCGAGCGCATTCTCGTCGTCGACTCCGATCCGCAAGGCAACACGACCACCGGTTTCGGCGTCGACAAAACGCGTCTGCACCGCGACATCTACGACGTGCTGCTGCAAGAAACGTCGATCGACGATGCGATCGTCGGCACCGAAATCGAGAACCTCTCGCTGGTGCCCGCGACGATCAATCTTGCCGGCGCGGAGATCGAGCTGGTTTCGGCCCTGTCGCGAGAAACGCGCTTGCGGCAAGCGCTGATTCGCGTTGCCGCGCGCTACGACTTCGTTTTCATCGATTGCCCGCCGTCCCTCGGACTGCTCACGATCAACGCGCTTACCGCGGCCGACGAGTGCATCATTCCGGTGCAAGCGGAATACTATGCGCTCGAGGGTTTGTCGCAGCTCACCAGCGTCGTGCGCCGCGTGCGCGAAGCGCTCAATCCAACCTTGCACGTTAGCGGCGTGCTCGTAACGATGTTCGACGGACGCACGCGGTTGGCGATGGAAGTGCTCGACGAGCTCGAGAAGTTTTTCCCGCAGCAAATGTTCAAGACGCAGATACCGCGCAACATACGGATCTCCGAAGCACCGTCGTACGGCAAGCCGGTCATTCTGTTCGACGTGAAGAGCCGCGGCGCACAAGCTTACCTTGCGCTCGCTCGCGAGATGCTCGAGCCGGCGGAAGTTCACGCGTGA